The following are encoded together in the Methylorubrum sp. B1-46 genome:
- a CDS encoding cold-shock protein codes for MSTGTVKWFNEQKGFGFIQPEDGSKDVFVHISAVERAGLRGLTEGQRVSYEMETDRRSGKQSAGQLQVA; via the coding sequence ATGAGCACCGGCACCGTCAAGTGGTTCAACGAGCAGAAGGGCTTCGGCTTCATCCAGCCTGAGGACGGCTCGAAGGACGTTTTCGTCCACATCTCCGCCGTCGAGCGCGCCGGCCTGCGCGGCCTCACCGAGGGCCAGCGGGTCTCCTACGAGATGGAAACCGACCGCCGTTCCGGCAAGCAGTCGGCGGGACAGCTCCAGGTCGCGTAA